Within the Enterobacter bugandensis genome, the region CGGCAACAGGGGCTGGCGTCGGCTCACTGCTCTCCAGCACGCCCGAGGCTAAGTTCGTTGGTGCGCCAAGGAAGCCGCTGCTTTTTACCGGTGCGCCAGTGGCATCATCGCTTTGCAGCGTGTCATTGCTGATTGGGCGTATTTCTCCCGCCGGCTGAGAAGGCTCTGCCGGCGAGGAGACGCTTCCCATGCCGCCGTCCAGATTTGGGCGGTCGGGGAGGGCATAGGTCTGTTTCGCCACCGTGGTACACGCGGTTCCCGGCCCGGAGAGCGAACCATCCTGCGCCACGATAATTGGGTCAATGCGAACTTTGGTGTTGTTCGAGGTATTCAGGCGATCGGCAGACGCGCGGGACAGGGAAATCACCCGGTCATTACCGTACGGGCCGCGGTCGTTAATACGCACGACGATCATACGGCCGTTCGCCAGGTTGGTGATACGGGCGTAGCTAGGGATAGGTAGCGTCGGGTGCGCCGCAGTCAGCTGCATTGGGTCAAATGTTTCACCCGATGCCGTCAGGTTACTGCCCGGCTCAGCATCATAAATGGCGGCAAAGCCAGCCTGGCTAAAGCGGGACGGATCCTGCACAATTTTGTAGCTTTTGCCGTCGCGCTCGTAATCCTGATTCGCGCTGGCATTCAGCGGTTCATAAACGGGATCGGCACCGCTAATTTCAACGATTGGGCCATTACACACCGCAGGCTGCGGCGGCGCGACGGTTGCCTGTTGCTGACCATCATCACTTGTACAGGCCGCAAGTAAACTTGCCGCAATGCAGATACCCAGCCACTGCTTACGCATTCCGATCCCCTTATTTTTATACGCTTTTTGACAACATTTTTCTGTGGGTGTGGATCGACATCACGATACCAAACCCGGCCATCAACACGATCAGTGCCGAGCCTCCGTAACTCACCAGTGGCAGCGGTACGCCTACCACCGGCAGAATACCACTCACCATACCAATATTTACGAAGACATAAACGAATAAAATCAACATCAGTCCGCCTGCCATGACGCGGCCGAAGGTGGTCTGCGCGCGGGCCGCAATCCACAAACCTCGCATGATGAGCAGCACGTAGAGCGCCAGCAGGATCAGGATGCCAACCAGTCCCAGCTCTTCCGCCAGTACCGCAAAGATAAAGTCGGTGTGGCGCTCCGGTAAAAACTCCAGCTGCGACTGGGTACCGTGCAGCCAGCCTTTACCGCGCAGGCCGCCGGAGCCAATCGCAATCTTGGACTGAATAATATGATAGCCCGCACCGAGCGGATCGGTTTCCGGATCCAGAAGCATCATGACGCGCTGGCGCTGGTAGTCATGCATCAGGAAGAACCACAGGATAGGGATAAACGCTGCAACCAGCACCACCGCGATACCAATCAGACGCCAGCTTAAGCCCGACAGGAACAGGACAAACAGGCCGGAGAGGGCGATAAGG harbors:
- the mrdB gene encoding peptidoglycan glycosyltransferase MrdB (rod shape-determining protein RodA); protein product: MTDNPNKKSLWDKIHIDPAMLLILLALLVYSALVIWSASGQDIGMMERKIGQIAMGLVIMVVMAQIPPRVYEGWAPYLYIFCIILLVAVDAFGAISKGAQRWLDLGVVRFQPSEIAKIAVPLMVARFINRDVCPPSLKNTAIALVLIFLPTLLVAAQPDLGTSILIALSGLFVLFLSGLSWRLIGIAVVLVAAFIPILWFFLMHDYQRQRVMMLLDPETDPLGAGYHIIQSKIAIGSGGLRGKGWLHGTQSQLEFLPERHTDFIFAVLAEELGLVGILILLALYVLLIMRGLWIAARAQTTFGRVMAGGLMLILFVYVFVNIGMVSGILPVVGVPLPLVSYGGSALIVLMAGFGIVMSIHTHRKMLSKSV
- the rlpA gene encoding endolytic peptidoglycan transglycosylase RlpA; translation: MRKQWLGICIAASLLAACTSDDGQQQATVAPPQPAVCNGPIVEISGADPVYEPLNASANQDYERDGKSYKIVQDPSRFSQAGFAAIYDAEPGSNLTASGETFDPMQLTAAHPTLPIPSYARITNLANGRMIVVRINDRGPYGNDRVISLSRASADRLNTSNNTKVRIDPIIVAQDGSLSGPGTACTTVAKQTYALPDRPNLDGGMGSVSSPAEPSQPAGEIRPISNDTLQSDDATGAPVKSSGFLGAPTNLASGVLESSEPTPAPVAAPVVQQPAPVTAPVTTQSAAVAAPAAASGGFVVQVGAVSDRARAQQYQQRLSQQFGVPGRVEQNGAVWRIQMGPFASKSQAASLQQRLQSEALLQSFIAVTK